Proteins encoded in a region of the Bacillus sp. T3 genome:
- a CDS encoding AAA family ATPase, with translation MIHWYYFSDTNKQFAELERLLENMQYSLTYIHKFEEMQQHLLKHQQTVLFLKAETKYDVYELCQEVSVLYPHIYIIIIVPENMENMKRAMQVGASDLSKASSNKEELEEIILQAENYMKHRQSKDNIYNINLIKKDGRVISVCNPKGGLGRTSFIVNAAVAFAKEGKKVAVIDANLQFGDVALYLDLKPKRTIYEWVKEAYGDPQYSIDQYLLQHKSGISVFAAPPRPEFFEFIHVEHISKAIEELKNIFDVILIDPPAYLSEIHLVCIKNSDEILIMLTNDIPVLRTTKMYIDILDSLNFRGKAKCILNRELKNKGLDRNRIEEILGISIFSSLPDQETIVKASLNEGIPYLLSQPRAPISKAVIETIKMMTNNDEAIVQQRKKEKRRLFSKR, from the coding sequence ATGATACACTGGTACTATTTCTCTGATACAAATAAGCAGTTTGCTGAACTTGAGAGATTGCTTGAAAATATGCAATATTCATTGACATATATTCACAAGTTTGAGGAGATGCAACAGCATCTATTGAAGCATCAACAAACCGTGTTATTTTTAAAAGCAGAAACGAAGTATGATGTTTATGAGTTATGCCAGGAAGTTTCTGTCCTCTATCCCCATATTTACATCATTATAATTGTTCCGGAAAATATGGAAAATATGAAACGGGCAATGCAGGTTGGGGCATCAGATTTAAGTAAGGCCTCAAGTAACAAGGAAGAATTGGAGGAAATCATTCTTCAGGCAGAAAACTATATGAAGCATCGCCAAAGTAAAGACAATATTTATAATATCAATTTGATAAAAAAGGATGGTAGAGTGATTTCGGTATGTAATCCAAAAGGTGGTTTAGGACGAACTTCCTTTATTGTAAATGCCGCCGTTGCATTTGCAAAGGAAGGAAAAAAGGTTGCGGTTATTGATGCCAATCTTCAATTTGGAGATGTTGCCCTTTACCTGGATTTGAAGCCAAAGCGGACCATTTATGAATGGGTTAAGGAAGCCTATGGAGATCCGCAATATTCGATAGATCAGTATTTACTACAACACAAGTCGGGGATTTCGGTTTTCGCTGCTCCTCCTCGGCCGGAGTTTTTTGAGTTCATTCATGTAGAGCATATAAGCAAGGCGATAGAAGAATTGAAAAATATTTTTGATGTAATCCTCATTGATCCTCCAGCATACTTATCGGAAATCCATCTTGTCTGTATTAAGAATTCCGATGAAATTTTAATCATGTTGACCAATGATATTCCTGTCCTTCGAACAACAAAAATGTATATCGACATTCTAGATTCTTTAAATTTTAGAGGGAAAGCAAAGTGTATCTTAAATCGAGAGTTGAAAAATAAAGGTTTAGATCGAAATCGGATTGAGGAAATCTTGGGGATTTCGATATTTTCCTCGTTACCTGATCAAGAAACGATTGTTAAGGCCTCGCTCAATGAGGGGATTCCATACCTTTTGTCACAACCAAGAGCACCGATTTCAAAAGCTGTTATCGAGACAATAAAAATGATGACAAACAATGATGAAGCAATTGTTCAGCAGAGAAAAAAAGAAAAACGTAGATTATTTTCAAAGCGGTAA
- a CDS encoding RcpC/CpaB family pilus assembly protein: MDVIAYETTIDAATKKKFKSSVLVLQDIKVLAVGKSSDTPEEALDYQTVTLEVTPDQGLTLSLASKDKDGFYFMLRNTKDKGKIEEMKRSTREVLEEGNGD, translated from the coding sequence GTGGACGTCATTGCCTATGAAACTACGATTGATGCTGCAACCAAGAAAAAGTTCAAATCCTCTGTTTTAGTACTCCAGGACATTAAAGTATTGGCAGTGGGAAAATCGTCGGATACTCCTGAAGAGGCCCTTGATTATCAAACCGTAACACTGGAAGTGACCCCTGATCAAGGGTTAACCTTGAGCTTAGCGTCTAAAGATAAGGACGGATTCTACTTCATGCTTCGAAATACAAAGGATAAAGGAAAAATAGAAGAAATGAAGCGTTCAACAAGAGAAGTGCTTGAGGAAGGGAATGGCGATTAG
- a CDS encoding TadE/TadG family type IV pilus assembly protein — MKRLKKFLVNERGQSLVFAAIISIALFGLVALAVDVGNLYLEKAKLQKALDAAVLARVQSLEDLSEEDAEGVAAKISEQNGYLLKKENDEVDATVKRKEVDASVTGLEIWAEKTVTVDMMFAKFVNIDTVDVTAYAKAILSPINSMKGLVPIGIPLVDFKEGQIVNLTFPEKQHSEEEPHPEAGNVGWIDFDGPEGGTDETRDRIDDGYNGTVETGPPNGDPDVYSQPGNPNPLYKQLEQRIKDDENKTYCDDPETADSTCSRLIYVPIIQESTGSGTSPLTIVGFAKFLLSDEGMDTNEFKGQFINFVTPG; from the coding sequence ATGAAAAGGTTAAAAAAGTTTCTTGTAAACGAAAGAGGCCAGTCTCTCGTTTTTGCAGCCATAATCTCCATTGCTTTATTTGGTTTAGTAGCATTGGCTGTAGATGTAGGTAATTTATATTTAGAAAAAGCAAAATTGCAAAAGGCTCTTGATGCAGCCGTTTTAGCCAGAGTTCAGTCCTTAGAAGATCTTTCCGAGGAAGACGCCGAAGGAGTTGCCGCAAAAATATCTGAACAAAATGGCTACTTACTAAAAAAGGAAAATGATGAAGTGGATGCAACAGTAAAAAGGAAAGAAGTTGATGCATCCGTAACAGGTCTTGAAATTTGGGCTGAAAAAACGGTTACAGTTGATATGATGTTTGCAAAGTTTGTAAATATCGACACTGTTGATGTAACTGCATATGCAAAGGCAATCTTAAGTCCAATTAATTCAATGAAAGGGCTAGTCCCAATTGGTATTCCGTTGGTGGATTTTAAGGAGGGTCAAATAGTAAATCTGACATTTCCTGAAAAACAACATTCTGAAGAGGAGCCTCATCCTGAAGCAGGGAATGTTGGGTGGATTGATTTTGATGGACCAGAAGGGGGAACAGATGAGACAAGAGATCGTATTGATGATGGATATAACGGAACTGTTGAAACAGGTCCTCCAAATGGTGACCCTGATGTTTATTCTCAACCAGGTAACCCTAATCCATTGTATAAACAATTAGAACAAAGAATTAAGGATGATGAAAATAAAACATATTGTGATGACCCTGAAACTGCCGATTCCACTTGCAGTCGATTAATATATGTTCCGATTATTCAAGAATCGACCGGTAGTGGTACTTCACCATTGACGATTGTCGGTTTTGCTAAATTCCTATTATCAGATGAAGGAATGGACACAAATGAATTTAAAGGTCAATTTATCAATTTTGTCACTCCTGGGTGA
- a CDS encoding TadE family protein — protein sequence MKSDKGQALVEFALVVLLFVLLVIGIYDFGRAFHAYHTIDHVGRETARMVSVEKSKGGLSNDEIRTYAENIATGIDKDALTVSPPVYETVNYTNAAGNAEEIEIVKITISYQLQLYFPIIGAIYDEDGSPTAITITLTDTTKMRVE from the coding sequence ATGAAGTCAGACAAGGGGCAAGCATTAGTTGAGTTTGCGCTGGTCGTTCTATTATTTGTGTTACTGGTAATTGGAATATATGACTTTGGACGAGCTTTTCATGCATACCATACAATCGATCATGTAGGAAGAGAGACAGCAAGGATGGTTAGTGTTGAAAAAAGTAAGGGCGGATTAAGTAATGATGAAATAAGAACTTATGCTGAGAATATAGCAACAGGTATAGATAAGGATGCTTTAACAGTCTCACCTCCTGTTTATGAAACAGTAAATTATACGAATGCCGCAGGAAATGCGGAGGAAATCGAGATTGTAAAAATAACCATTTCCTATCAGCTTCAATTGTATTTTCCTATTATTGGTGCAATTTATGACGAGGATGGGAGTCCTACTGCAATAACAATTACCCTAACAGATACAACAAAAATGAGGGTTGAATAA
- a CDS encoding A24 family peptidase: protein MFIPIVLGSVLIISLVTDIRKRRIFNIVTIPAIFIGLVYYTITIGWDGFLLSGKGFLVGLGLLLIPYLMGGMGAGDVKLMAAIGALMGPEFTLYSFIYTALLGGIIALIIIIKSKGLLNLIKSWWYILKSIFFKIVFLKNDLGEIVYHKNKSTASNIAFPYGVAIVLGTVCAVVLGG, encoded by the coding sequence ATGTTCATACCAATAGTTCTAGGTTCGGTTTTAATCATTTCTTTGGTAACAGATATACGTAAAAGAAGAATTTTCAATATCGTAACTATCCCAGCAATTTTTATTGGCTTGGTTTATTACACAATTACCATTGGCTGGGACGGATTTTTGTTAAGTGGAAAGGGATTTCTTGTTGGGTTAGGTTTATTGCTCATCCCTTACTTAATGGGTGGGATGGGTGCAGGTGATGTTAAGCTAATGGCTGCAATTGGTGCTTTAATGGGACCGGAGTTTACCCTATATTCTTTTATTTATACAGCCCTATTAGGTGGAATCATTGCTCTGATCATTATTATTAAATCAAAGGGGTTATTGAATTTAATTAAGTCTTGGTGGTACATATTAAAATCTATTTTCTTTAAGATTGTTTTTCTAAAAAACGATCTTGGTGAAATTGTTTATCATAAGAATAAATCCACAGCTTCAAATATTGCTTTTCCTTACGGTGTCGCAATAGTACTAGGTACGGTGTGTGCTGTCGTGTTGGGAGGATGA
- a CDS encoding Flp family type IVb pilin: MLEKMKRFVVDEEGQGMTEYAVILALIVAIAVGLTLTLGDKITAIFTRIGAKLDTFTF, translated from the coding sequence ATGTTAGAAAAAATGAAGCGTTTCGTTGTGGATGAAGAAGGTCAAGGTATGACAGAATATGCTGTAATCTTGGCTTTAATTGTAGCAATAGCTGTTGGACTTACTCTTACTTTAGGCGATAAAATTACAGCAATATTTACTAGAATCGGAGCAAAATTAGATACATTTACTTTTTAA
- a CDS encoding DUF192 domain-containing protein has product MKNNDLAVVHIPFSLKKANTFLTRLKGLMFRKKPLNEEVLWIIPCNSIHMCFMFFPIDAVFLDKQNRIAHLVENLQPWRLVLPVASAHSVIELPSGTIEKLELKLHQTLDLS; this is encoded by the coding sequence ATGAAAAATAACGACCTTGCTGTTGTACATATCCCTTTCTCTTTAAAAAAAGCGAACACATTTTTAACTAGACTAAAAGGTTTAATGTTTCGCAAAAAACCTCTCAATGAAGAAGTTTTATGGATCATACCATGCAATTCGATCCATATGTGCTTTATGTTTTTCCCAATTGATGCCGTGTTTCTTGATAAACAAAACCGGATCGCTCACCTCGTGGAAAACCTCCAACCGTGGAGGTTAGTCCTTCCTGTTGCAAGTGCCCATTCTGTAATAGAATTACCTTCTGGAACTATTGAAAAATTAGAGTTGAAATTACATCAGACTTTAGACCTATCATAA
- a CDS encoding vWA domain-containing protein → MLKKRISSILVVICFTSIMNPITTLSESPLVSTSRIEAVLVVDVSRSMLESDPNKISNEAMKMFVDMASLKGDKIGVIAYANEVMSKQEIIKLTTQQNKTNLKNFIDSLDKFPNTDLSIGVKEAISVLEHNHEQNYRPLIVLLADGNNDLKRNSSKTTQQASDDLNAAVAYAKEKNYPIYVIGLNAKGNLNKEILQRIAQETNGKFFETSTTDNLPGFLTEIFADHLKLKVLPINDLIGTGDFQEVPINFPNENILEANISFISNQPVELKLFNPDGKEIAIPSDNTLLSRSTAYSMLKLNNPIQGNWTLKVKGAPQDKIEINLVFNYDLQLKLAPIETKNLKKGDVVHITAAFEEDGKAISNLELYQSMKSTLFVKDLKSGKIENIELKAEKQGFTGQFIIGDSENYEVMMKAEGDSFYRETQPQKILVQKTASPADTSKVNQSSFAIPPSWVYGVIVLVILIAAIIYLFRKGKKKNRVFTGKVIVEIKDENTGELSKPQSKKLTDLKGEFILRELFKLDPAFSETDLITFAPLTNNALAIFNKSNCNIELNGVALEPEPFHRFRRNDYLRIKLNETNQTISVKITSLEKK, encoded by the coding sequence ATGTTAAAGAAACGGATTAGTAGCATATTAGTAGTTATATGTTTCACCAGTATAATGAACCCTATTACCACCCTGTCAGAGTCCCCTCTAGTTTCAACCTCACGTATTGAAGCCGTCTTGGTCGTTGATGTTAGCCGATCCATGCTAGAAAGCGACCCGAATAAAATCAGTAATGAAGCAATGAAGATGTTTGTTGATATGGCATCGCTAAAGGGTGATAAAATTGGGGTGATTGCTTATGCGAATGAGGTGATGAGTAAGCAGGAAATCATAAAACTAACGACTCAACAAAATAAAACAAATCTCAAAAATTTCATTGATTCACTTGATAAATTTCCAAATACCGATTTATCTATTGGGGTCAAAGAGGCTATATCTGTGTTAGAACATAACCATGAACAAAATTACCGACCTCTTATAGTACTTCTAGCGGATGGCAACAATGATCTCAAGAGAAATAGTAGCAAAACAACTCAACAGGCCTCAGATGATCTCAATGCTGCTGTCGCATATGCAAAAGAAAAGAATTATCCAATCTACGTTATTGGTCTAAATGCCAAGGGGAATTTGAACAAAGAAATTCTCCAAAGAATAGCTCAAGAAACGAACGGAAAATTTTTTGAGACTAGTACGACGGATAATCTTCCAGGTTTTTTAACGGAAATTTTTGCAGATCATTTAAAATTAAAAGTATTACCAATTAATGACCTTATTGGTACGGGTGATTTTCAGGAAGTTCCAATTAATTTCCCTAATGAAAACATATTAGAAGCAAATATATCTTTTATTTCTAATCAGCCTGTCGAATTGAAATTATTCAACCCTGACGGCAAAGAGATTGCCATTCCCTCAGATAACACTCTTCTATCACGATCTACTGCCTATTCGATGCTAAAGCTAAACAACCCGATTCAAGGGAATTGGACACTTAAAGTCAAAGGCGCACCTCAAGATAAAATCGAAATCAATCTTGTTTTTAACTATGATTTACAGCTAAAACTAGCACCAATCGAAACTAAAAACTTAAAAAAAGGTGATGTTGTCCATATAACTGCTGCTTTTGAAGAAGACGGAAAAGCCATTTCCAACCTAGAACTCTATCAATCGATGAAATCCACATTATTTGTGAAGGATTTAAAATCAGGGAAAATAGAAAACATTGAATTAAAGGCTGAAAAACAAGGATTTACTGGGCAGTTTATTATAGGAGATTCAGAAAACTACGAAGTGATGATGAAGGCTGAAGGCGATAGTTTCTACCGAGAAACACAACCACAAAAGATTTTGGTTCAGAAGACTGCTTCTCCAGCCGATACATCAAAAGTGAACCAATCTTCTTTTGCCATACCACCATCTTGGGTGTATGGAGTTATTGTTTTGGTAATATTGATAGCAGCGATAATCTACCTCTTTAGAAAAGGAAAGAAAAAAAATCGCGTATTTACTGGAAAAGTTATAGTTGAAATAAAAGATGAAAATACAGGGGAGTTGTCAAAACCCCAATCAAAAAAACTAACAGACTTAAAAGGTGAATTCATATTACGGGAACTGTTTAAGCTTGATCCAGCCTTTTCAGAAACTGATCTAATTACATTTGCACCTCTTACTAATAATGCGTTAGCTATTTTTAATAAGTCCAATTGCAACATTGAATTGAACGGAGTGGCACTTGAGCCAGAGCCATTTCATCGCTTTAGACGAAACGATTATCTTCGTATTAAATTAAACGAAACTAATCAAACGATATCGGTGAAAATTACTAGTTTAGAAAAAAAGTAA
- a CDS encoding ABC transporter ATP-binding protein, translating into MILDLNKISLKRNGIWILRDITWQVNRGEHWVLFGLNGAGKTALLNVLNAYEYPTKGKITVLGKEFGRSPLAESLRKKIGLVSNSLQQKLHPGDNAFEFVLSGAFASIGLYETPTDEMRAKAISILTELGCFDYANREYATLSQGERQRVLIGRALMADPELLILDEPTNGLDFLAREMLLESVERIASGPNAPSILYVTHHTEEILPIFKQTMLLKQGEVFSSGQTSDMISDQVLSEFFGVEVSVLWNNNRPIVLKK; encoded by the coding sequence ATGATACTGGATTTAAACAAGATTTCATTAAAAAGAAATGGAATATGGATTTTAAGGGATATCACATGGCAGGTAAATCGTGGCGAGCATTGGGTATTATTCGGTTTAAATGGCGCAGGTAAAACGGCACTTCTTAATGTGCTCAATGCCTATGAGTATCCGACAAAAGGGAAAATCACTGTACTTGGAAAAGAATTTGGAAGGTCACCACTAGCTGAAAGCTTGCGCAAAAAAATTGGACTTGTTTCCAACAGTCTGCAACAAAAGCTCCATCCGGGAGATAATGCATTTGAATTTGTCTTAAGTGGCGCTTTTGCATCGATTGGTCTATATGAAACTCCGACCGACGAGATGAGAGCGAAGGCGATTTCGATTTTAACAGAATTAGGCTGTTTTGATTATGCCAATCGAGAATATGCCACTCTTTCGCAAGGAGAAAGACAGCGTGTTTTAATCGGGCGAGCACTAATGGCAGATCCAGAACTGCTCATTTTGGATGAACCAACAAACGGTTTAGACTTTCTTGCACGGGAAATGCTGCTAGAATCTGTTGAGAGAATAGCGAGTGGACCTAACGCACCTTCCATTCTCTATGTAACTCATCACACGGAAGAAATTCTTCCTATATTTAAGCAGACAATGTTACTGAAGCAAGGAGAGGTCTTTTCTAGTGGTCAAACTTCAGATATGATCTCTGATCAAGTTCTTTCAGAGTTTTTTGGAGTCGAGGTTTCAGTCTTGTGGAATAATAACAGACCGATTGTGCTGAAAAAATAA
- a CDS encoding group 1 truncated hemoglobin, translating into MNQHDGLFERIGGQEKIGHMVEDFYTNIMKDDSLSSFFNSIDMDKQKNHQTNFLSFVMGGPNQYTGRTLAKAHEGLNTTGEHFDSIVSHLRTTMEKHQMSKEEINSVLDTITQYKQDIVKE; encoded by the coding sequence TTGAATCAACATGATGGCTTGTTTGAACGGATCGGCGGGCAAGAAAAGATTGGCCATATGGTGGAGGATTTTTACACAAACATTATGAAGGATGATTCATTATCTTCATTTTTTAATAGTATTGATATGGATAAACAAAAAAATCACCAAACCAATTTTTTAAGTTTTGTGATGGGTGGTCCAAATCAATATACTGGAAGAACATTAGCAAAGGCCCATGAAGGTCTAAATACAACGGGTGAACATTTTGATTCGATTGTCAGTCATTTGCGAACCACAATGGAAAAGCACCAAATGAGTAAAGAAGAAATTAACTCAGTGTTGGATACCATCACGCAATATAAACAAGATATTGTGAAGGAGTAA
- a CDS encoding Rieske 2Fe-2S domain-containing protein has translation MKKFDQFLQQLTFNIRRDKEVDLNRRGFIGSSMGLIGVMFLSGLPLLGLAKKGSKEDEAKSVKIANLDELAIGESKPFSYVDEDEPALLIRLSKNEYRAYNIKCTHLQCPVYYDQPSNKMVCPCHNGYFSVNDGSVIAGPPQRALPSILLEIRNDGIYAIGMDGRTV, from the coding sequence ATGAAAAAATTTGATCAATTCCTGCAGCAGCTAACGTTTAATATTCGAAGAGATAAAGAAGTGGACTTAAATCGCAGAGGGTTTATCGGTTCTAGTATGGGTTTAATCGGAGTGATGTTTCTTTCGGGACTCCCACTTTTAGGTTTAGCGAAAAAGGGAAGTAAAGAGGATGAGGCAAAATCTGTAAAGATTGCTAATCTAGATGAGTTAGCAATTGGTGAAAGTAAACCATTTTCGTATGTGGATGAGGATGAACCAGCCTTACTGATTCGCTTGTCAAAAAATGAATATCGTGCTTATAACATTAAGTGTACTCATCTTCAATGCCCTGTGTATTATGATCAACCTTCGAATAAAATGGTCTGTCCATGTCACAATGGCTATTTTTCAGTTAATGATGGTTCCGTTATAGCAGGACCACCGCAACGAGCTCTTCCATCGATTCTGTTAGAAATAAGAAACGATGGAATTTATGCGATCGGAATGGACGGAAGGACAGTTTAA
- a CDS encoding 4Fe-4S dicluster domain-containing protein: MTKVLYIDFERCIGCKACMIGCEECSGHDHLSRMFVDELMPGETVATSPTPCMHCYTPACAESCPVQAIQTTADGTVLSASHEKCIGCKNCTYACPFGIPRVDDDRKLMYKCDLCYDRTSKDRPPMCVSLCPTDTIQFLEEEEVKKLSKKPVQFLWNFGETTIETRTVIGIPDTKTHKYGYFYGQGEES, translated from the coding sequence ATGACAAAAGTTTTATACATCGACTTTGAACGATGCATTGGTTGTAAAGCATGTATGATCGGTTGTGAAGAGTGCAGTGGTCATGACCATTTATCAAGAATGTTTGTCGATGAACTGATGCCAGGTGAGACAGTAGCCACCTCACCAACACCTTGTATGCATTGCTACACCCCAGCATGTGCCGAATCGTGTCCAGTCCAAGCGATTCAAACCACGGCAGATGGTACCGTCCTATCTGCCTCCCATGAAAAATGCATCGGCTGCAAAAATTGTACCTACGCCTGCCCATTTGGAATTCCGCGGGTTGATGATGACCGTAAGCTGATGTATAAATGCGATTTGTGTTATGACCGTACTTCCAAAGACCGACCACCAATGTGTGTTAGCTTGTGTCCAACTGATACGATTCAATTTCTAGAGGAAGAGGAAGTTAAAAAATTATCTAAAAAACCAGTTCAATTCTTATGGAATTTTGGTGAGACGACGATTGAGACACGTACAGTAATCGGCATTCCGGATACAAAAACCCATAAGTATGGATATTTCTATGGTCAGGGTGAAGAGTCATGA
- a CDS encoding MFS transporter — protein sequence MKQNARQYQAFTISEGVFSSKAIKNAIIVLLLLFISIYIGSEGFGHIDMALYGYLWASVLSILMLTIRITAWTLRPPTQRLWQQGRKMFSSKKGWKFMFGTLGKNIGAQKFITKRSLYRWAQHMFISWGVLLSFAITFSLVFSWLHFELVNPRTYEVVVFGIPTFRMPVDSTIAFLIYHGLNWTGIAVIIGSLMAIYRRYSEEKKLVEQAKEYDFFPLILLIIISITGSLLTFSTYFMEGRFYTGISISHQIVVIIFLLYFPFGKFWHIPLRFLAIVIPAYHALENKKNCSRCGIEYATETQIEDVQLALQRRRLSVPIDESNLHMSDLCSECRRVTNRLAAFGSAIQLGQANVVVAANGQNGLRLKGEGGDVNESSAKR from the coding sequence ATGAAACAAAATGCACGGCAATATCAAGCATTCACGATTTCGGAGGGAGTTTTTTCTAGTAAGGCAATCAAAAATGCTATTATCGTACTTTTGTTACTGTTTATTTCTATTTATATAGGTTCAGAGGGCTTTGGTCATATTGATATGGCTTTGTATGGGTATTTGTGGGCATCCGTACTAAGTATATTAATGTTAACGATTAGAATAACAGCTTGGACCTTGAGACCACCAACGCAACGACTTTGGCAACAGGGGAGAAAAATGTTTTCTAGTAAAAAAGGCTGGAAATTCATGTTCGGAACATTAGGGAAAAACATCGGCGCACAAAAATTCATCACAAAGCGATCGCTCTATCGTTGGGCCCAGCATATGTTTATTTCCTGGGGAGTCCTACTTTCATTCGCGATAACCTTTTCGCTTGTATTTAGCTGGCTTCATTTTGAATTAGTGAATCCACGGACATATGAAGTAGTGGTATTTGGTATTCCTACCTTTCGGATGCCAGTCGATTCAACGATCGCTTTTTTAATTTACCATGGATTAAATTGGACTGGAATTGCTGTTATTATTGGTAGCTTGATGGCAATCTATCGACGATATTCTGAGGAAAAAAAACTAGTTGAGCAGGCCAAGGAATATGATTTCTTTCCATTAATTCTACTTATTATCATTTCTATCACGGGCTCACTGCTAACTTTTTCAACCTATTTTATGGAAGGCAGATTTTATACTGGCATTTCCATCAGTCATCAAATAGTCGTTATCATCTTTTTGTTATATTTTCCATTTGGGAAGTTTTGGCATATTCCACTTCGATTTCTTGCTATTGTTATTCCCGCTTATCACGCTTTGGAAAATAAAAAAAATTGCTCACGCTGTGGAATAGAGTATGCAACAGAGACGCAAATCGAAGATGTTCAGCTTGCATTACAGCGAAGAAGATTATCTGTACCGATCGATGAATCAAATCTACATATGTCTGACCTTTGCTCTGAGTGTCGAAGAGTGACGAATCGGTTAGCTGCGTTTGGTTCCGCGATTCAATTGGGACAAGCAAACGTTGTTGTGGCTGCAAATGGCCAAAATGGATTGAGGTTAAAAGGAGAAGGAGGGGATGTGAATGAGTCATCCGCAAAACGCTGA